In Pedobacter africanus, a single window of DNA contains:
- a CDS encoding sensor histidine kinase, with amino-acid sequence MKFENRFSEMINRLLERPRLAGILVFLFLLLVIGFITNQKYQIVKENERQEMLGILNVVKQNIDQSLKNSYTSAFLLALTLDEQGNPVDFEKVGAELLASNSMLQAVELVPDGVIKYVYPLKGNEKVLGMNVFKEPRQIAIGAYKTVNYKKMYFSGPIKLKQGGTGIIGRIPLFIDHKFWGFSAVVIKLDAFLQQAGLYNNANKKFYFQFSKRDAATGKEEFFLSGEKDFRKNAYEHVFFPDGDWKLYLVVKSRYALFAQLLFTLLLGLAFALVCGVLTMKVFKKPAEIKEIADQQTRASEQRMGSLIDTIDGIVWEADPVDFHFTFISRKTEEILGYTPEEWLNSHSFWADHVHPDDKDWVVTYCDVCTKALQAHDFEYRMIAKDGTVVWLRDIVNVIAENQQPVLLRGIMINITKQKKAEKTLNDSFSLVNEQNRRLLNFSYIVSHNLRSHTSNIEAISNLMELANSDMERTELLDLLKRASSSLNETLLNLNQVVNIHSSINIKVEALNVKQYIAKTLRALHAEIAAKNAQIVESEACDMVVNYNPAYLESILLNFIFNAIRYSHADRKPVVELSCYLENEQQVLQITDNGVGIDLEKYGDELFGMYKTFNGNADSRGIGLFISKNQIDAMGGRVAVSSVVGEGTTFKIYFK; translated from the coding sequence ATGAAGTTTGAAAACAGGTTTTCGGAGATGATAAACCGGCTTCTGGAACGTCCCAGGTTAGCGGGAATCCTGGTTTTTCTGTTTTTGCTCCTGGTCATTGGCTTCATTACCAATCAGAAATACCAGATTGTTAAGGAGAATGAACGTCAGGAGATGCTGGGCATATTAAATGTGGTAAAACAAAATATAGATCAGTCGCTGAAAAACAGCTATACGTCTGCATTTCTTCTTGCCCTTACATTGGATGAGCAGGGTAATCCTGTTGATTTCGAAAAAGTGGGAGCAGAACTTTTAGCTTCCAATTCTATGTTGCAGGCTGTAGAGCTGGTACCCGATGGGGTCATTAAATACGTTTATCCTTTAAAAGGAAACGAGAAGGTTCTGGGAATGAATGTATTTAAGGAACCCAGACAGATAGCCATAGGAGCCTATAAAACCGTCAATTACAAAAAAATGTATTTTTCCGGTCCCATTAAGCTCAAACAGGGCGGTACGGGAATTATTGGCCGTATACCTTTGTTTATAGATCATAAATTTTGGGGCTTTTCTGCTGTGGTGATTAAGCTGGATGCCTTTTTACAGCAGGCAGGACTGTACAATAATGCCAATAAGAAGTTTTATTTTCAGTTTTCAAAACGTGATGCTGCAACGGGAAAGGAAGAGTTTTTTCTTTCAGGCGAAAAGGACTTTAGGAAAAATGCCTATGAGCATGTTTTTTTTCCGGATGGAGACTGGAAACTTTACCTGGTCGTAAAAAGCAGGTATGCCTTGTTTGCTCAACTGCTTTTTACCTTGTTGTTAGGACTTGCCTTTGCCCTGGTTTGTGGGGTGTTGACTATGAAAGTGTTTAAGAAGCCCGCTGAAATCAAGGAAATAGCAGATCAGCAAACCAGGGCTTCTGAACAGCGAATGGGCTCTTTAATAGATACCATTGATGGCATTGTATGGGAGGCCGATCCTGTTGATTTCCATTTTACATTTATCAGCAGGAAAACAGAAGAGATATTGGGCTATACTCCCGAAGAATGGCTTAACTCTCATTCTTTCTGGGCAGATCATGTACATCCTGATGATAAGGACTGGGTGGTTACCTACTGTGATGTATGTACAAAAGCACTCCAGGCCCATGATTTTGAATACCGCATGATCGCCAAAGATGGGACTGTAGTATGGTTAAGAGATATTGTAAATGTGATTGCTGAAAACCAGCAGCCTGTTTTGCTGAGGGGAATTATGATCAACATCACCAAGCAGAAAAAGGCAGAAAAGACATTAAATGATTCATTTAGCCTGGTAAATGAGCAAAACAGGCGCTTACTGAATTTCTCTTATATCGTATCCCATAATCTCCGTTCCCATACCAGTAATATAGAGGCAATTTCCAATCTGATGGAGCTGGCAAACTCTGACATGGAAAGAACAGAATTGCTCGACCTGTTAAAAAGGGCTTCCTCATCCCTAAATGAAACACTGCTCAATTTAAACCAGGTTGTAAATATTCATAGCAGCATCAATATCAAGGTTGAGGCTTTGAATGTGAAGCAATATATCGCAAAGACCCTGCGCGCTTTACATGCAGAAATCGCTGCAAAAAATGCACAGATCGTGGAAAGCGAGGCTTGTGATATGGTTGTAAATTATAACCCTGCTTATCTGGAAAGCATTCTCCTCAATTTTATCTTCAATGCCATCAGGTATAGTCACGCAGACCGTAAGCCGGTTGTGGAACTGAGCTGTTACCTGGAGAATGAGCAGCAAGTGCTTCAAATCACCGACAATGGCGTTGGCATAGATCTGGAAAAGTATGGCGATGAATTGTTTGGTATGTATAAGACGTTTAATGGCAATGCCGATTCCCGTGGGATAGGCTTATTTATCTCCAAAAACCAAATTGATGCCATGGGTGGAAGAGTTGCGGTAAGCAGCGTCGTAGGCGAAGGGACAACCTTTAAGATCTACTTTAAATAA
- a CDS encoding LTA synthase family protein produces the protein MLKSLLFFLRFFLFWLLFFFLDRLIFLLIYHQKIAAVPLAETAATFYHAIPLDLSMTAYLAVIPLFSYMYWLLNGRKIVELKWVSVYNKILIVLFSIIAVVNFNIYREWGSKINAKALGFAFLSPGEAMASSASSPIGLSVSLLILLSALGLFLQRYVVLRKLSFSRSPIWIRAIVCLALIAGNFLLIRGGLRGSPITQSMAYFSEQQVLNHAAVNTEWNLLSSILASKMTKKNPYVYLDNQQAERDIKALYTTEKDTTTLILTTKRPNVVVVIVESFTADLTKTLGNEDGITPHFDTLMKKGVLFSQIYSAGSRTDKGLIATLAGFPTLAAGSIVKWPEKMQKIPALSQVFFRNGYHTSFFYGGESEFDNYKAFILSHDYQKLVDKNNFKGNEMKSRWGKFDELVFERQLADLSKESQPFFSTLLTLTNHEPYELPGKSKFGNSDNTAKFKSTAYYTDSCINAYLINAKKQAWYKNTLFVFVADHGHLLPKNIHDISTPGRYHIPLLFYGDVIKDEFRGRKFDQVGSQTDIAATLLAQLDIPAQQFIWSKNLLNPYTKPFAFFSWDNGMGFIDQQQCVTFDNVGKMILFNSNAEDKAKTLQTVDHAKAYLQNVYRQFIEL, from the coding sequence ATGCTGAAAAGTCTGCTCTTTTTTTTACGGTTCTTCCTGTTTTGGCTGCTGTTCTTTTTTTTAGACCGGCTGATATTTTTACTGATCTACCACCAAAAAATAGCCGCTGTTCCTTTAGCTGAAACGGCAGCTACTTTTTACCATGCGATCCCATTAGACCTGTCTATGACAGCCTATCTGGCCGTTATACCGTTATTTAGCTACATGTACTGGCTATTAAACGGCAGAAAAATAGTGGAGCTGAAATGGGTATCAGTTTACAACAAAATCCTGATCGTCCTTTTCAGTATCATTGCTGTGGTTAATTTTAACATCTACAGAGAATGGGGCAGCAAGATAAACGCCAAAGCGCTTGGATTTGCTTTCCTATCGCCCGGAGAAGCAATGGCTTCCAGTGCTTCCTCGCCTATCGGCCTGTCCGTATCCCTGCTCATTCTGCTATCTGCACTGGGTCTATTCCTTCAACGGTATGTAGTACTGCGTAAACTGAGCTTTAGCCGCAGTCCAATATGGATTCGGGCAATTGTTTGTCTGGCCTTGATAGCTGGAAATTTTCTCCTGATCAGAGGCGGCCTGCGGGGATCGCCCATCACACAGAGCATGGCCTACTTTTCGGAACAGCAGGTGCTGAACCATGCTGCTGTAAATACAGAATGGAACCTGCTTTCAAGTATACTTGCATCAAAAATGACAAAAAAGAATCCTTATGTTTATCTGGATAACCAGCAGGCAGAGCGGGATATCAAAGCATTGTATACAACTGAAAAAGATACAACTACCCTTATTCTGACAACCAAACGCCCCAATGTAGTAGTGGTAATTGTAGAAAGTTTTACAGCCGACCTCACTAAAACGCTTGGTAACGAGGATGGCATTACCCCCCATTTTGATACCTTGATGAAGAAGGGTGTACTTTTCAGTCAAATTTATTCTGCTGGAAGCAGGACAGATAAGGGACTTATTGCCACGCTTGCAGGTTTTCCTACCCTTGCCGCCGGAAGCATTGTAAAATGGCCGGAAAAAATGCAGAAAATCCCTGCCCTTTCTCAGGTATTCTTTAGAAATGGATACCATACTTCTTTCTTTTATGGAGGAGAATCTGAGTTCGACAACTACAAAGCTTTCATCTTGAGCCATGATTACCAGAAACTGGTTGATAAGAACAATTTCAAAGGCAATGAAATGAAATCTCGCTGGGGAAAATTTGATGAGCTTGTATTTGAAAGACAGTTGGCCGACCTGAGCAAGGAAAGTCAGCCTTTTTTCTCTACACTCCTTACCCTTACCAATCATGAACCTTATGAACTGCCAGGCAAGTCTAAATTCGGAAATTCCGACAATACAGCAAAGTTTAAGAGTACAGCCTATTATACGGATTCCTGTATCAATGCTTATTTAATCAATGCAAAAAAACAGGCATGGTATAAAAATACGTTATTTGTATTTGTGGCTGACCATGGTCATCTGCTTCCAAAAAACATACATGACATCTCCACCCCAGGACGTTATCATATTCCGTTACTGTTTTATGGTGATGTGATTAAAGATGAATTCAGGGGACGCAAATTTGACCAGGTAGGCAGTCAGACCGACATTGCGGCCACCCTTCTTGCGCAACTTGACATCCCAGCCCAACAATTTATATGGAGCAAAAACCTGCTGAACCCCTATACCAAACCGTTCGCGTTTTTTAGCTGGGACAATGGCATGGGCTTTATTGATCAGCAGCAATGTGTTACATTTGACAACGTAGGAAAAATGATTTTATTTAACAGCAATGCAGAAGACAAGGCAAAAACACTTCAAACAGTTGACCATGCCAAAGCCTATCTGCAAAATGTTTATCGTCAATTTATAGAACTTTAA
- a CDS encoding MerR family transcriptional regulator, whose product MPYKEREINKMYYTMGEVTEMFGVNASQIRFYEKEFDVLQPKKNKKGNRLFTPEDIENLKIIFHLVDDKGFTLKGAKEHLKNNSGEVKENQKIIASLEKLKDFLLKLNEEI is encoded by the coding sequence ATGCCTTACAAAGAACGGGAAATTAATAAAATGTATTATACCATGGGAGAAGTCACCGAAATGTTTGGTGTAAACGCCTCCCAGATCCGCTTTTACGAAAAGGAATTTGATGTGTTGCAGCCTAAAAAAAACAAGAAGGGCAACCGCTTATTTACACCTGAAGATATTGAAAATCTGAAAATCATATTCCATCTGGTAGACGATAAAGGCTTTACCCTAAAGGGAGCTAAAGAACACCTCAAAAACAACAGTGGTGAAGTAAAAGAAAACCAAAAGATCATTGCCTCACTGGAAAAACTAAAAGACTTCTTACTAAAATTAAACGAAGAAATTTAA
- a CDS encoding enoyl-CoA hydratase/isomerase family protein encodes MTEALVLYSVKERIATICINRPDKRNALNPQLVAELIAAFNSASRDEDVKVVILKANGPVFSAGADLAYLQQLQQNSYEENLADSENLKTLFTTIYDLPKVVIAQVEGHAIAGGCGLATVCDITFAVPEANFGYTEVKLGFVPAIVACFLLRKTSESIAKRLLLSGALFSAQEALNYGLITFVTNKTDISLNVKNFALSLCTEASANSLMVTKQLIGQTTNPGLEKSLTEAVQLNARVRESEDFKKGVAAFISKEKINW; translated from the coding sequence ATGACTGAAGCCCTGGTTTTATATAGCGTTAAGGAGCGTATAGCAACCATATGCATCAACCGTCCCGACAAACGGAACGCACTGAACCCTCAACTTGTTGCTGAACTGATCGCTGCATTTAACAGCGCCTCGAGGGACGAAGATGTTAAAGTAGTTATCTTAAAAGCTAATGGCCCGGTCTTCAGCGCAGGGGCCGATCTCGCCTATCTTCAGCAACTTCAACAAAATTCATACGAAGAAAATCTGGCCGATTCTGAGAACCTGAAGACACTCTTTACCACAATTTATGATCTGCCAAAAGTGGTAATTGCTCAGGTTGAAGGGCATGCCATTGCCGGGGGATGTGGTTTGGCAACAGTTTGCGACATTACCTTTGCAGTTCCTGAAGCCAATTTTGGCTATACCGAGGTTAAACTTGGTTTTGTACCGGCTATTGTAGCTTGTTTTTTGTTGCGTAAAACCAGTGAAAGCATTGCAAAGAGACTGTTATTGAGCGGCGCGTTGTTCTCAGCACAGGAGGCCTTAAATTACGGACTTATCACTTTTGTAACAAACAAGACAGATATCAGTCTTAATGTAAAGAATTTTGCATTAAGTTTGTGTACTGAAGCTTCAGCCAATTCGTTAATGGTAACCAAGCAGCTGATCGGGCAGACCACAAATCCGGGGCTTGAAAAAAGTTTGACAGAAGCCGTACAGCTCAATGCCCGGGTAAGAGAAAGTGAAGATTTCAAAAAAGGTGTTGCTGCCTTTATCAGCAAGGAAAAAATAAACTGGTAA
- a CDS encoding ComEC/Rec2 family competence protein produces the protein MMLAYNNPFKGFPFTRIVLPFSLGVMSTYQVKLPYLLEALSSLSAGLLLLLFVLIFQRGRFISHQYKRKAGLLLHCFFYLYGCLSSTLYNHKFNTDYYVFKKYKFLKLEIIEEPKMKPNIIWLEGMVTNGYHLDSSGQVISERASGKIRVALQLDSLIPISLEYGDQLIIPAAFIATDAPGSSAEFDFKSWLASRNIYHQTFLKQTDLVKLYNNNAHPLIRYALKLREKQVAFYRKIIKNEEAVSLAATLILGYRSDLSPGTLNIYSKTGTIHALSVSGMHVGLIYLVLNWLLFFFNSNRTLKYIKTLLIITLIWAYSLLTGFSPAVLRSAIMLSVFVIARLFNKRANSYNVIAFAAFCLLLYNPFLIWDIGFQLSFLAVFGLMYLQPRIYAWLAFKNPLLDKTWAAITMSAAAQLATYPLSIYYFHQFPLCFLISNLFIMIPVTLILYIGIITLLFKIECLGPLLEALITFTNTGLNKIASLPFSGISGIWIAKTELLLLYAAITCFVIAMQHYQKRMLFVSIFAFFCFQCLGSYHKLKAAQQKKTITFKLKHNYAIAWISAHSVILYTDLDPDSKSFNYVIKPVLDQHQIERVIFLYLAGPT, from the coding sequence ATGATGCTTGCATATAATAATCCGTTTAAAGGATTCCCTTTTACAAGAATTGTGCTACCCTTCTCATTGGGTGTCATGAGTACATATCAGGTAAAGCTACCCTACCTTTTAGAGGCACTCTCAAGCCTGAGTGCCGGACTGCTCCTGCTGCTGTTTGTCCTGATTTTTCAGAGAGGGCGTTTTATATCACATCAGTATAAGCGAAAAGCAGGTTTGCTGCTACACTGCTTTTTTTACCTGTATGGATGTTTATCTTCTACTTTATATAATCATAAATTTAACACTGATTATTATGTATTTAAAAAATATAAATTTCTAAAATTAGAAATTATAGAGGAACCGAAAATGAAACCAAATATTATTTGGCTTGAGGGAATGGTAACAAATGGCTATCATTTGGATTCCTCAGGCCAGGTAATTTCAGAAAGGGCGTCGGGAAAAATAAGGGTAGCACTACAGCTGGATTCTCTTATTCCCATTTCACTGGAATACGGTGACCAGTTGATAATTCCTGCTGCATTTATTGCAACAGATGCTCCAGGCAGTTCGGCAGAATTTGATTTTAAATCCTGGCTGGCTTCCAGGAATATTTATCACCAAACTTTTTTAAAACAAACAGATTTGGTTAAACTATACAATAACAATGCTCACCCATTAATCAGATACGCCTTGAAGCTTAGGGAAAAACAAGTCGCTTTTTACCGAAAAATTATTAAAAACGAGGAAGCTGTTTCGCTTGCTGCCACTCTTATACTTGGCTACCGCTCCGACTTAAGTCCAGGAACTTTAAATATCTACTCCAAAACCGGTACCATACACGCACTATCCGTCTCAGGGATGCATGTAGGCCTGATTTATCTGGTATTGAACTGGCTGCTGTTTTTTTTCAATAGCAACCGGACTTTAAAATATATAAAAACCCTATTGATCATAACACTGATCTGGGCCTATTCCTTATTAACCGGCTTCTCCCCCGCTGTACTTCGATCGGCGATTATGCTTTCCGTATTTGTTATAGCCAGGTTATTTAACAAACGTGCAAACAGCTATAACGTCATTGCATTTGCGGCTTTCTGCCTGTTGCTTTACAACCCATTCCTCATCTGGGACATTGGTTTTCAGCTTTCATTTCTGGCGGTTTTTGGGCTGATGTACCTGCAGCCTCGTATCTATGCCTGGTTAGCCTTTAAAAATCCTCTATTGGATAAGACCTGGGCTGCAATAACAATGTCTGCCGCAGCTCAGCTGGCAACTTATCCATTAAGCATATACTATTTCCATCAGTTCCCACTCTGCTTTCTGATCAGTAACCTCTTTATCATGATACCGGTTACTTTAATCTTATACATCGGTATAATTACCCTTCTTTTTAAAATTGAATGCCTGGGACCTTTGCTGGAAGCACTCATCACGTTTACCAATACCGGTTTGAATAAAATTGCCTCACTGCCATTTTCTGGCATCTCCGGCATCTGGATCGCCAAGACCGAACTGCTGTTACTATACGCTGCAATAACTTGCTTTGTGATCGCCATGCAGCATTATCAAAAACGGATGTTATTTGTATCAATATTTGCCTTTTTTTGTTTTCAGTGCCTTGGAAGCTACCATAAATTAAAAGCGGCACAACAAAAAAAGACCATCACGTTCAAATTGAAACACAATTACGCCATTGCCTGGATTTCTGCGCATAGCGTTATTTTATATACCGACCTTGATCCCGATAGTAAGTCCTTCAACTATGTGATTAAACCTGTTCTTGATCAACACCAGATAGAGCGGGTTATTTTCTTATATTTGGCCGGACCAACTTAA
- a CDS encoding S9 family peptidase produces MNFRNVVFKLALVAIIGLAAKVNAQNKPELRWTKDGNAYYQIMDGELITVSLPQNDRKTIVSRDLLYAGGNNIRGIKDFELSEDGTKALIYTNSKKVWRYETRGDYFVADLKNNTLTQVGKDKPASSLMFAKFSPDGNKVAYVSKHNLYVDDLQAKTSKALTTDGTDRMINGTFDWVYEEEFDCRDGFRWSPDGQSIAYWQIDATKIKNFLMIDNTDSIYPYVIPVEYPKVGENPSACKIGIVSIAKAETRWLNIPGDQVQHYIPRMDWIPNSNEIILQQLNREQNVSKLFVANAASGTAENIYTETDKAWIDAGAQTWEWINAGKEFIWMSEKDGWRHAYRISKDGKKQTLITKGDFDVIEKSLVDEKNNLLYFMASPNNATQKYLYKVKLSGGAKAEMVTPSILPGTHTYEISPNAVFARHTYTTASIPPITEWMKLTTLNPLTMEGSITNQLGRIKPPKNKVEFFKVTTEDGVELDGWMKKPDNFDQTKKYPVVFYVYGEPAAQTVTDTYGMGVNWLYAGDMPKDGYIYISLENRGAPAPKGREWRKSIYKNIGVLNIRDQAMAAKKIIQWPFVDKNRIAVWGWSGGGSSTLNLMFQYPEIYKTGIAIAAVANQLTYDNIYQERYMGSPLLTKEAYIKGSPISYAKNLKGNLLYIHGTGDDNVHYQNAEMLINELIKNRKVFQLMSYPNRTHSINEGQGTSEHLALTYTEFLKRNCPPGGK; encoded by the coding sequence ATGAATTTCAGAAATGTCGTTTTTAAACTTGCTTTAGTCGCAATCATCGGCTTAGCGGCAAAAGTCAATGCACAAAATAAACCTGAGCTGAGGTGGACCAAGGATGGGAATGCCTATTACCAGATCATGGATGGAGAACTCATTACCGTTTCTTTGCCTCAAAATGACCGCAAAACGATTGTAAGCCGGGATTTGCTATACGCTGGTGGGAACAACATCCGCGGTATTAAAGATTTTGAGCTTTCTGAAGATGGCACCAAAGCATTGATTTATACCAACAGCAAAAAAGTATGGCGCTACGAAACCCGGGGTGATTATTTTGTTGCGGATTTAAAGAACAATACACTTACACAGGTAGGCAAAGACAAACCTGCTTCATCGCTTATGTTTGCCAAATTCTCGCCGGATGGCAACAAGGTAGCCTATGTAAGCAAACACAACTTATACGTAGACGATCTGCAGGCTAAAACCAGCAAGGCACTCACTACAGATGGTACCGATCGGATGATCAACGGAACGTTTGACTGGGTGTACGAAGAAGAGTTTGACTGTCGGGATGGCTTCAGGTGGAGCCCTGATGGACAATCCATCGCCTACTGGCAGATTGATGCTACTAAAATCAAAAACTTTTTAATGATAGACAACACGGATTCCATTTACCCTTATGTAATTCCGGTTGAATACCCTAAGGTTGGAGAAAACCCTTCGGCCTGTAAAATCGGTATTGTAAGCATCGCTAAAGCAGAAACCAGATGGCTGAACATCCCTGGCGATCAGGTACAGCATTACATCCCCAGGATGGACTGGATTCCAAATTCCAATGAGATAATCCTTCAGCAGCTGAACAGGGAACAAAACGTAAGTAAGCTTTTTGTAGCAAATGCGGCTTCCGGCACAGCTGAAAACATCTATACTGAAACCGATAAGGCCTGGATAGACGCGGGTGCCCAAACCTGGGAATGGATCAATGCTGGAAAAGAATTCATATGGATGAGCGAAAAAGACGGATGGCGCCATGCTTACCGTATCAGTAAAGATGGGAAAAAACAAACGCTCATTACCAAAGGGGATTTTGATGTGATTGAAAAATCTTTGGTAGACGAAAAAAACAACCTGCTGTATTTTATGGCCTCGCCCAACAATGCCACACAAAAATATCTGTACAAGGTTAAGCTGAGCGGGGGTGCCAAGGCTGAAATGGTAACTCCTTCTATCCTTCCAGGCACACATACCTATGAAATCTCGCCTAATGCAGTATTTGCACGCCATACCTATACCACAGCAAGCATACCTCCAATTACCGAATGGATGAAACTGACCACGTTAAACCCACTTACCATGGAAGGTAGCATTACCAATCAGCTGGGTAGGATAAAGCCTCCTAAAAACAAGGTAGAATTCTTTAAAGTTACAACAGAAGACGGCGTTGAACTGGATGGCTGGATGAAAAAACCAGATAATTTTGACCAGACAAAAAAATATCCGGTAGTATTTTATGTGTATGGCGAACCCGCTGCCCAGACCGTTACAGATACTTATGGCATGGGTGTAAACTGGCTTTATGCAGGTGATATGCCAAAAGATGGCTACATCTATATTTCTCTTGAAAACAGGGGTGCTCCTGCTCCTAAAGGCAGGGAATGGCGTAAAAGCATTTACAAAAACATAGGCGTATTGAATATACGTGACCAGGCAATGGCTGCAAAAAAAATTATACAATGGCCATTTGTAGATAAAAACAGGATTGCCGTATGGGGTTGGAGCGGCGGTGGCTCTTCTACCCTGAACCTGATGTTCCAATATCCGGAAATTTACAAAACTGGAATTGCCATTGCTGCTGTAGCCAATCAGCTTACCTATGACAACATCTATCAGGAGCGTTACATGGGATCTCCCCTGCTTACCAAAGAGGCTTATATCAAAGGTTCGCCAATTAGCTATGCGAAAAACCTTAAAGGAAATCTGCTGTATATTCATGGTACGGGAGATGACAATGTGCATTACCAGAACGCAGAGATGCTGATCAATGAGCTGATTAAAAACAGAAAGGTGTTTCAACTGATGTCTTACCCCAACAGGACACACAGCATTAATGAAGGTCAGGGTACTTCAGAACACCTGGCTTTAACTTATACTGAATTCCTGAAGCGCAACTGCCCTCCCGGAGGAAAATAA